Sequence from the Panicum virgatum strain AP13 chromosome 5N, P.virgatum_v5, whole genome shotgun sequence genome:
atcaacgccgtgtgcgagcagctcgccggattcattttgaacgagatcttggatcctagaggcgagttctaccacgacggtcacatcgatagaggactttcatcgacatcctgaggggactagtagttggacggctaacatgacttgtacatttgtaaatatttttaaacattatgccttgatgtttgtaaatttgtaaatatattagttcatctaattagcttaattatatgctcgcatttcacttttagttagtttcaaatattctctgagaACGAATACGAACAACCAATGAACgtagagtactgtagagcttaaGTGCGTTTAGCAactataaaagaataaatagtaataaatataacaaacaaaactggatttgggaaaaaagggaaaagatcattggtaccggttggaaatacgaaccggtaccaaaggggctgccaccttacgtcagcgtggAAGTCTCTTTGGTATcggctggtatttccaaccggtaccaatggaagcctaaggcaccagttgaaaaacccggtgtcttaagtagaggccaatggtcacggttgcggggcaccggttgggaaactggtgcctttggcctttctcagccggtgcccaaagcccgttttctagtagtgctggCCGGGTGACAGCGTGGCCTCGAGAGTCTGCTGGAGGACGGCGACGCCATTGCCGAAGACGAAGTCGACGGTAACGGAGATGTGGCAGTCACGATAGAACTGCCGGAGCGAGTGCGCATACACCGTGTCCTGGTGGCCCTCCACCGCCACACGGAAGAAGGCGGAGCGGTCCGAGTCCACGTGCAGCGCCACCGCCTGGTGCGCCGCCAGCCCCGCCGTGTTCCAGATCGTCATGTCCTGGGCGACGAACCCCGCGCCAGCCACCGCTGCATGCCGAGCAAAGGTTAAGACGGTGACATGGCCACATGGGATGAGATGTCAGCTTGCTGCAATGGCCAATGGAGGAAGAACAGTAGATCACACGTGCATCCTGCCTTTCGAAATTAAACGAAGCAGTAATGCATGGCAATAACTTTGCCGCCGCGAGCTTTATTGACGGTCATGTACTTACCGAATGTGGCGCTCCGGAAGGTGGTCCAACCGCCGGAGAAGCTCCGGCTGCCGGAGATCACCGTCTCGCCCATGCCCTCGCCGACGAGCATGATGttggttcttcttcctcacctccaCGTTCTTGTGGTAGATGCCCCTCTTCACGTAGATCACGTACTTCCTCTTGCTGTGGATCGGCGCCCACGCCAACGCCTCGCTGATGGTCCGGTACTGCCCGCTGCCGTCCTGTACCACCACGACGTCCACGCGCATCGGCCTGATGCCGGCGCGGCGCGCTTGAGCAGCAGCtcctcgtccccgccgccgcagccatccTCGATGTCCATCATCCACTGCGGCAGCTCCGAGCTGGGGCCACCACCGCTGCCCATGCCGTTGTTTGGCGCGTGATGCTGCGCAGGCGCTTTTGAATGgctatgctagcgagtagcatttgatcttagcttaagaccccggatagaaaagggtagtttTGGCCAgagctaaggttagtagggaaaggcgtaaaCATAGTGTCTAGGCTgaactataccactcagttgtctgatagtcccacggtttgtagaggtagccggcaggtggtgacaaccctattcGAGTcttttcgtaatcctccacgttcggatatcagatagagcataTATTGGAGCTAtcagcttgtataagccggtcgatacgtttagctcgaagtataacggcgacatgATCTTTTCTTCtagacatagattctagatatagaaagtcctctcttctgtcttctccacactggcgtgtgtgtccttggatgaacctgaacctgtagatagcgtactcacgtttcctagtggatacgatactcTGGAATACTCCTTGGTGAAACctacaatggtatccgtgcgcttgcggattttattcgtgacgttgcaaaataccaatattgggggaccggtctgaccagatcTAGTTAGGTTTTGCTTTGTAGAGTCCTTTTGTAACTCGATTTGGAAGAggtacgtcctccccggtctataaatataaaggccacggcTGGTTGAGGTTTTTTTACCCAATCGAATAAATCAATATACAATTTTcttcaaaccctaacttttctaATCTCGTGCTATTCTTTGCTCATCTCTTCGGCGTTTAAGGACGTgttgggtggcctgccgactccaagacaaccctagatctgtGAGCTCCGATGGAGTCACTCTCGAGCTCGTGGTTTTAGGTCTTTGCGAAGTTCTCTGCgcccgaccagtctgaccggtcgccggggTTCGTCGCCGATGTTGCGATCGTTGCGATCCTGCGCGTTCTAGTGCTTGTGTATTGGCCAATTCTGCGTCAACATCTTGCTAGGCAATTTACATGCGTGTGCACGCATCGGATGCGCGATCGCGAGGATCGCCCTGGTGGCCTGGCTGCTTCCGGAGCTGAAAAAGGAGGGTTTTACATGTATACTATTACAAAAGATGGCCCCGACGTCCATACCACTAAAAAGTTTGGTGATACCTCTATATCATCGCGTTTTTCGGTTTTGACGTGTGTACCATTTTGGACGGAAGGAGTGCTAATGGAGGGTAACGGAGCAGCGAAAAGACCATTATACCCTTAGATGCCAAAAATTGCTTAAACTATCTCCTCTCAATGACGAGCGGGCCCCACTTGTCATCTTCTTTCTTACGGTTCTTTTCCTCTGTCTCCCTGACTCGCGCGCAGCGGAGGACCTCGGCGGTGCTGCGCTCGGCGTGCTGCTGGACCACGACCCGTGGGGACGCGTACGGGGGTGCGACACGGCCACGGCccgtggcggcgctgcgcgtGGCGGCAGGACAGCACCGAgcttgccgccggcggcggcagcccggcCGAGGCGGCGCTCGCGCCGGCGTGCTGTGGTGTGGATGACGCCCGGGCAgcctcgccgcggccacgcgGCGGCACCGCCCCTGTCTTCCTTGGcgcggccgccctcgccgtgtGCCCCCtggccgcgcggccgcgccgcccttgCCACGGCTGCCTCGGGCATCCTCGTCGCGATGACCTGCCCGGCGGCGTCTAGCGCCCGTGGCCGCGAGTTTTCCTCTCGTCCTCCCGCTGTGCCCGATCTTCCCGGCCTGCCCATCCtcacgagccgccgccgccgccagcaccatCCGTCGCTCGCCCCCTCGCGCACTCTCTTGCTCGCCCCCTTCCTCGCTCACGCTCGGACACCGTCCGCCGTGCGCCGTGGAGGCCGCGtcggggccgccgcgcgccgtggAGGCCGCGtcggggccgccgcgcgccgtggTGGCCGCGTCGGGGCCGCCGCGTGCCGGGGCGGGGCCGCGGCGCGGCTGCCCCACGGCCGGGGCGGGACCGCGGCGAGGCCGCCGAGGCAGGCAGATCGATGTGTCACCGGCCAGCAAACCCGATGGCGCTCGTCGAGGCCAAGCATACTGGCGTGTCCATCTCCAGCGCAGAGCTCGCAGACCCCtgttcgtcgtcatcctcgACAGCGTCGAGACGCCCATCAGCGGACCCCCCTGTTCATCGTCGTCCTCGACGGCATCGAGACGCTCTACGGTGGTGGCGTTCGACCGGTGCGGCGCGCGCAAGTGCTCGGGAGGTGTCCGCGGCCTGGTGCCGCTCGTCAGGGAGTGGACAACTGGTTTCCACTCTAGGATCAGGCTGTTCTCGTCGTTCTACACGGTGGCTTTGGTAAGCACACACAACACCCCGGGACAACAAAAGGAGTGCTggtgttccaaaaaaaaaaacaaaaggagtGCTGGGggagggaaaaaaaaacaatacacatttcttgttcttgaaaggagaaaggaaatcAGATTTGAGCCAAAAAGAACGACTATGACAAGCACATCAGgaccagcaccgccgccaccaccaccaccaggtgtccCTGGTGTTCGTCGCGAAGTCCGGGGCGTGCCCACCCCCGGCGTTATGCAGGCGAGtgtcaaaagattcgtctcgcggtttccaggtgagttttgaaattataattttttaattagtgtctgaAAATCCTTTCCGACATTTAGTCAAACATTTAATATGACACCCAAAAGTTTTcagttcaccaactaaacacaccctcataTATGgagtaagtatgctcattagattcatctcgcaatttacaatccattcgtgcaaaaaattttgtaaataaattttatttaatactttatgtgtccaaacatttgCTGTGATATTTTTAAGtctaaaattttgaaatctaAACCTAACCACGTATCTAGTGGTCTGCATTGGGACCGCAGGTGCCACCTTCTGCCCTGCATTTATTGTCCAACATCCGCATTGCCGAATTTGACACCTGCCAATTTCCAGAAGGCATGGTCCAGCAGCACCGGTTCCACTTCCGGGGTCATGTTTGGTTTACTTCCTGATTTTTTCTCCAAAGAATTTTACATGCATgatgtattaaatgaagtctatttgtaatttttttcgcATATAGGTGCAAATTTGCGagtcgaatctaatgaacctaatttaACTATGATTAGATATAAtactgctacagtaaccataatCTAATCATCCTCTAGTTGTacagtcaaaggtctcattagatacGGTACTGCTACAATACCATGATTGTAGATGTGGTTTTATAattaaacttcatttaatacctctaattagtggtcaaagcggCAAAAAATTTTACCAAATTTTTTTCACGcccaaaccaaacacacccaaatTTGAAGATTCTTGGCCGCCTCGCTGATAACATTTCCAGGCTTGAGCTTGGCACCACTGTTTTTGTGGTATACACGACTTTCTTTGTTGTCAGCTTCATCACTTTATACATTCCCTTTCTGTTAAGTCACTGATATACCTGATCCATACACTCAGGGATTGCATGTTGTTAGAATGGCTACAGTGATGCGCACTGTGAAGGTTTTAGCTCTCTGGCTTGATAATCTTAGACTGGATGTGGTTATTAACTTCATGAAATGCTTTCCCTGCATGGAGAAGTTGTACATCGAGgttacctttttttttgttattcaTTCTCCATTTTTTTCTTACCTTTCTATTACTGCAGCTTTGTTGTTCTGAGGCTTGGTTTAATCATTCATTTTCAGACAGATACAGACGGGAAAAACACACAGCGTCATTATTCCCTGGGCCGTATTGAATGCCTTGATCACCACCATAAGAAATTACGGATAACATATTATTCAGGCAAAAGGCCACATTTTGAGTTTGCTAAGTTCTTCGTATTGAATGCGGGTCTGCTTACTCCTGCTAATGGGGCGGGGCTTGACGGGttttttgggtgggttttaatacaggtactattggatgggtggaaacgggtgacactatgaagcgggttggggcgggttgggttgaCGACACAGACGGGTTGGGACGGATTGGGACGCTATGGTAGTAGATCGGCGCGTAAGTCGCATATCATCATCCGTCGTGActtcgggttggggcgggttggggcattgggccgacgggggtgggtcggggcgggtggtAGTTAGGACTCTTGAAATATGGGTAGGGGCGGATTTGGAGCGGGTTAACTCCATTAACAGGCGTAGCCACCGCAGCTACCTGGAATCAGACGGTGAGCTACACATGGTCGGCGCCATGGTGAGCACGTTCCATGAGACACAGGAGTTCAACTACAGAAGCATGGTCTACAAGTGCAACCTCCTTGACCGTGCGCCGGAGTGGTCCACGGTGAGGGACGTCGGTGATCTGACACTGTTCGTGTCCAAGAATCTCAGTGAAAGCTTCAGCGGAACAAGTGTATCCAAGTACAGGAAGAACACCATCTACTTCTCGGAGCCTTTGTATGGGGATCCATTCGAATTGACCCATCGATTGGAGATAGCTGATattgctgcagcctgcaggcacATCTAAAGTGAAGAAGCCTTTTAGCGAAAAGATGCTTGGCTCTGAAGCTCTAGGTTGGATTCGACCGAATCTCTGGAAGGGAGGTACGTACGTTAATGATGTTGTTCAATTTGAATGTTTTAATTTCGGCTCATGCATGGCAATAAGTAGTGGCGATGATGAAAAGGATTTGATATATATGCTACATTTGGTTATTAGCTCTTCAACTGAGTTGAAACTAAATCTTACCTCACATAGCTCTGCCCACCCATTATAAGTGCTCAGTTATCTTCTTTtctgttgattttttttgtgtaattTAATTCCCCGCGCTATATACAATATATGGCATGGTACTAGGTAAAATTGCTATAGATCAAATGCGTGCTACAGGTCAAACCATAAATGGCTAGGTTCGCTCTACGTTTCTATGATTTATTCGATCATATAAATTATCATCTTGTTGAAAAACTTGGTTTTTTTTCTGGTTATACTAATACTAAAAGGATAGACCCTATACACATGTCTGATAATTTCACATCACTGTTTTCTTTAGGGCATATATACTTGTTGTCTTGACGACCGGCCATAGATCTTACTAATTAATTAAGCTTACAGGAGTTCATTTTATTATATTCTGTTATAGCACAACATTTCTATGAGAACAAGGTGCCCATCAATCTGCCTCAGCTCTTCGCAATTTCAGGTGCGATTCGAAAGCACAACGAGGAAAAATCACAAACCGAAGCAGCTCCCCAAGTGACAGACGCGCCTGAACCTGCAGCAGAAGTCAAGGCCGGTGCTGTTCAGTTCAAGAGTACTTGAGATTCCTGTCCCTCTTTCCCTAGTTCTCAACAATTACTGAGCTCAGATG
This genomic interval carries:
- the LOC120674658 gene encoding translation initiation factor IF-2-like, with protein sequence MGVSTLSRMTTNRGLRALRWRWTRQYAWPRRAPSGLLAGDTSICLPRRPRRGPAPAVGQPRRGPAPARGGPDAATTARGGPDAASTARGGPDAASTAHGGRCPSVSEEGGEQESARGGERRMVLAAAAAREDGQAGKIGHSGRTRGKLAATGARRRRAGHRDEDARGSRGKGGAAARPGGTRRGRPRQGRQGRCRRVAAARLPGRHPHHSTPARAPPRPGCRRRRQARCCPAATRSAATGRGRVAPPYASPRVVVQQHAERSTAEVLRCARVRETEEKNRKKEDDKWGPLVIERR